A stretch of Lysobacter sp. K5869 DNA encodes these proteins:
- a CDS encoding PilC/PilY family type IV pilus protein: MTRDRTLGKRPAAATSRLGAFLIGALAAISAMPVASEVQIQQRPLTLGSDVPNNIVLVPSVEHPTLNSVANFFGTTDAQKNTYDSKFESVGYFDSNKCYKYVYADEEPKRHFEPVGVAGANYSCSGGDKQWSGNFLNWVGTQTIDPFRKALTGGYRVLDTPTETWLEKANFHSSFKPVIATDYFRLLPVPDKGIPATDDKKAWFQVAGNGNQVVFGFDLADFFSKPLAYNPAVHALNGTGVNGTKPDRRLYTVSLRVQVCVDRGVVKPEPNCKKYANAYKPEGLIQQYNDRMRYSAFAYLNDSSIGRDGGVMRARQKYVGPFSYDPVEGVKSNPAREWDPDTGVQYADPDSTDSAATNSSAGTKVVVNSGVINYINKFGQTTAYAPKSLDPFSELFYIALRYLKKQGNVPTYSALNAANADQWTDRFPVITQWDDPIQYTCQRNVAIGIGDANTWDDRNLPGSTYRPAVNPLTNVGEPARPSEVSADNTVNVETDYQNLARLELAEGIALPAANATFSGRGNSAFVAALAYAAHTRDLRGDLEGMQTLSSFFVDVAESGIVQGRSSNQYYLAAKYGGFDVPPGFNPDQRNTVLQEAWWVGTDGSGKPELVGVGGLANDKRPRNYFLANQAGVMINSLDRVFKAAAEQPRRGAAAVVGTNGASVQDGAMVYVPTYYTDWSGELSAYVVDPITKTLMPRWSASAKVPAPAARKIYASSNGYGAFVWSGLDAKHRRNIGNEDVLNYLRGDRSKEAANGGGLRDRGNVLGDFVNSSPLHVGAPSPALYADAGFTGAGKAYVAFAQAQAARAGTVYIGGNDGMLHGFDAGTGAETYAFIPAAVLNIPNGLADYAKPEYREAHRYFVDGELTAADVFINGQWRTVLVGTMGRGGKSVFALDVTDPSAVSLLWEKNGDQVPALGNNLSKPTIVQTSDGVWKALLGNGPNSESGAAYLLAFDLATGSVETVATDASVDNGLSGVRAWDADRDGFFESAYAGDLHGAMWRFSGLGGGATDSQRVFQAQAGQAITVVPLVGFRPDSVETWVFFGTGRFLGGTDVTDSAVQSWYGIIDSGKTASRGNLVQRTIEYEGVVKNGQGKDVTVRVISAAADGDMAKKDGWYIDLVSPGASATGERMVVPNLFDGSRLLGITRTPNGKNPCSPGGSGFTMEIDPFTGARLDRDVFDTNGDGKIDAGDSVAGGSGGQPGKVPASGIGSNEAENGAVIVPGMPENIIVKTDDGGDVGAARTPVAGIGVKRVSWREVVRDIQ, encoded by the coding sequence ATGACTCGCGATCGAACTCTTGGCAAACGGCCCGCCGCGGCGACCTCACGACTGGGCGCATTCCTGATCGGCGCGCTCGCCGCGATCAGCGCGATGCCGGTTGCGTCGGAAGTGCAGATCCAGCAGCGTCCGTTGACGCTCGGAAGCGATGTTCCGAACAACATAGTGTTGGTTCCGTCGGTGGAGCATCCGACCCTGAATTCGGTCGCGAACTTCTTTGGAACGACCGATGCGCAGAAGAACACCTACGATTCTAAATTCGAGTCGGTCGGCTACTTCGATTCGAACAAATGCTACAAGTACGTCTATGCGGATGAGGAGCCGAAAAGGCATTTCGAGCCGGTTGGCGTGGCGGGAGCCAACTATTCGTGCAGCGGCGGCGATAAGCAGTGGAGCGGGAATTTTCTCAATTGGGTGGGCACGCAGACCATCGACCCGTTCCGCAAGGCGCTCACAGGGGGATATCGCGTCCTGGATACGCCGACGGAAACCTGGCTCGAAAAAGCGAATTTCCATTCGAGCTTCAAGCCGGTAATTGCTACCGACTATTTTCGTTTGTTGCCTGTTCCCGACAAGGGGATTCCCGCAACGGACGATAAGAAGGCATGGTTTCAGGTCGCGGGTAACGGAAATCAGGTCGTCTTCGGGTTCGATCTGGCCGATTTCTTCAGTAAGCCTTTGGCCTACAACCCTGCGGTTCATGCCCTCAACGGGACCGGCGTCAACGGAACCAAGCCGGACAGGCGGTTGTACACGGTGAGCTTGCGCGTCCAGGTCTGTGTCGATCGCGGTGTCGTCAAGCCCGAGCCCAATTGCAAGAAATACGCTAACGCCTATAAGCCGGAGGGGCTGATTCAGCAGTACAACGACCGCATGCGCTACAGCGCGTTCGCCTATCTGAACGATTCCAGCATCGGGCGCGACGGTGGCGTCATGCGAGCCAGGCAGAAGTACGTCGGCCCGTTTTCCTATGATCCGGTCGAGGGCGTCAAGAGCAATCCGGCCCGCGAATGGGACCCGGATACCGGCGTGCAGTACGCAGATCCCGACTCAACCGATTCCGCGGCCACCAACAGCAGTGCCGGGACTAAGGTGGTCGTCAATAGCGGCGTGATCAATTACATCAATAAGTTCGGCCAAACGACGGCTTACGCGCCGAAGTCCTTGGATCCCTTCAGCGAATTGTTCTACATCGCGCTGCGTTATTTGAAAAAGCAGGGGAATGTTCCGACCTACAGCGCGTTGAACGCGGCGAACGCGGATCAATGGACGGATCGCTTTCCGGTCATCACCCAATGGGACGATCCGATCCAGTACACCTGTCAGCGCAACGTGGCGATCGGGATCGGCGATGCGAACACCTGGGATGACCGTAATTTGCCGGGGTCGACCTACCGTCCTGCGGTCAATCCGCTAACGAACGTGGGCGAGCCAGCCAGACCGTCCGAGGTGAGCGCCGACAATACGGTGAACGTCGAAACCGACTACCAAAACCTGGCGCGCCTGGAACTCGCCGAGGGAATCGCTCTGCCTGCCGCGAACGCGACGTTCAGCGGAAGAGGCAATTCGGCCTTCGTTGCGGCGCTGGCCTATGCGGCGCATACGCGGGATTTGCGCGGGGATCTGGAAGGCATGCAGACGCTGTCCAGCTTCTTCGTCGATGTCGCCGAGAGCGGGATCGTTCAGGGGCGCAGCTCCAACCAGTACTACCTCGCGGCGAAGTACGGCGGGTTCGACGTGCCCCCGGGCTTCAATCCCGATCAACGCAATACCGTCTTGCAGGAAGCGTGGTGGGTCGGCACCGATGGGAGCGGCAAACCGGAACTCGTCGGGGTCGGCGGCCTAGCCAACGACAAGCGTCCGAGGAACTATTTCCTCGCCAACCAGGCTGGAGTGATGATCAACAGCCTGGATCGTGTGTTCAAGGCCGCTGCGGAACAGCCGCGGCGCGGCGCCGCCGCCGTGGTCGGCACCAACGGAGCGAGCGTCCAGGACGGGGCGATGGTGTATGTGCCGACCTACTACACCGACTGGAGCGGGGAACTGTCCGCCTACGTGGTGGACCCCATCACCAAGACTCTGATGCCGCGCTGGAGCGCCAGCGCCAAGGTGCCGGCTCCGGCGGCGCGAAAGATCTATGCCAGCAGCAACGGCTACGGCGCGTTCGTCTGGTCCGGACTGGATGCCAAGCACCGCAGGAATATCGGCAACGAGGATGTTCTGAATTACCTGCGAGGCGATCGCAGCAAAGAGGCGGCCAACGGCGGCGGTCTGCGCGATCGCGGCAATGTGCTCGGCGATTTCGTGAATTCCTCTCCCTTGCACGTCGGGGCGCCGTCTCCGGCGTTGTACGCCGATGCGGGATTCACCGGCGCGGGCAAAGCGTATGTCGCATTCGCGCAGGCGCAGGCCGCGCGCGCGGGGACCGTCTATATCGGCGGAAACGACGGCATGTTGCACGGGTTCGACGCGGGCACCGGCGCCGAAACCTACGCGTTCATACCGGCCGCGGTGCTGAACATACCCAATGGCTTGGCCGATTACGCTAAACCCGAGTACCGCGAGGCGCACCGTTACTTCGTCGACGGCGAACTGACCGCGGCCGACGTTTTCATCAATGGGCAGTGGCGGACCGTGTTGGTCGGGACGATGGGGCGCGGGGGCAAGAGCGTGTTCGCGCTGGACGTCACCGACCCTTCCGCGGTGTCCTTGCTGTGGGAAAAGAACGGCGATCAAGTGCCCGCGCTGGGCAACAATTTGAGCAAACCCACGATCGTGCAAACCTCGGACGGAGTGTGGAAGGCTCTGCTCGGCAACGGGCCGAACAGCGAATCCGGCGCTGCCTACCTGTTGGCTTTCGACTTGGCGACCGGCTCGGTCGAGACGGTCGCCACCGACGCCAGCGTCGACAACGGCCTGTCGGGAGTCCGGGCCTGGGATGCGGATCGCGACGGCTTCTTCGAGAGCGCTTACGCGGGCGATCTTCACGGCGCTATGTGGAGGTTCTCCGGTTTGGGCGGCGGCGCGACCGACTCGCAGCGCGTGTTCCAAGCGCAGGCGGGGCAGGCGATTACCGTTGTGCCGCTCGTGGGTTTCCGTCCCGACAGCGTGGAAACCTGGGTGTTCTTCGGCACCGGACGTTTCCTCGGAGGGACCGATGTCACCGACTCGGCGGTCCAGTCTTGGTACGGCATCATCGACAGCGGAAAAACCGCGAGCCGCGGCAATCTGGTTCAGCGCACGATCGAGTACGAAGGCGTGGTCAAGAACGGCCAAGGCAAGGACGTGACCGTACGCGTGATTTCCGCGGCCGCGGATGGCGATATGGCGAAGAAGGACGGTTGGTACATCGATTTGGTTTCGCCTGGCGCGAGCGCTACCGGGGAACGCATGGTGGTGCCCAATCTGTTCGACGGCAGCCGGTTGCTGGGCATCACTCGGACTCCCAACGGCAAGAACCCTTGCAGTCCCGGCGGAAGCGGCTTCACGATGGAAATCGATCCGTTCACCGGCGCGCGTTTGGATCGCGATGTGTTCGATACCAACGGCGACGGAAAGATCGATGCGGGCGACAGCGTCGCCGGCGGCAGCGGCGGCCAGCCGGGGAAGGTTCCGGCATCGGGCATCGGTTCCAATGAGGCGGAAAACGGCGCGGTCATCGTGCCCGGCATGCCCGAGAACATCATCGTCAAGACCGACGACGGCGGCGATGTCGGCGCTGCGCGAACGCCCGTCGCCGGCATCGGGGTGAAGCGCGTTTCGTGGCGCGAAGTCGTGAGGGACATCCAATGA
- a CDS encoding type IV pilin protein, which yields MTRLPVPHRRDERGFTLIELMIVVAIVAILAALAYASYNAQIMKSRRAAATACLMGQVQYMERYYTTRFTYVGASVPATGCVTELKDFYTFSGGPFAAGTYRLTAAPKGAQAADAKCMSLSINEKGVKGRSGTAVDVLDCW from the coding sequence ATGACGAGGCTTCCGGTCCCTCATCGCCGTGACGAGCGCGGGTTCACCTTGATCGAATTGATGATCGTGGTTGCGATCGTGGCGATCCTCGCTGCGCTCGCATACGCGTCCTATAACGCGCAGATCATGAAATCCCGCCGCGCCGCGGCTACGGCTTGCCTGATGGGGCAGGTGCAGTACATGGAGCGCTACTACACCACGCGATTCACTTACGTCGGGGCCTCGGTCCCGGCTACGGGCTGCGTGACCGAGTTAAAGGATTTCTATACGTTTTCGGGCGGTCCGTTCGCGGCCGGAACCTACCGTTTGACCGCCGCGCCGAAAGGCGCGCAGGCAGCCGATGCCAAATGCATGTCGCTTTCGATCAACGAAAAAGGCGTTAAAGGCCGGAGCGGAACGGCGGTGGACGTGCTCGATTGTTGGTAG
- the ybeY gene encoding rRNA maturation RNase YbeY: MTQGPVRLDVAISYALPRKGLPAATSFRKWVAAALKGRIREADLAIRIVDSKEGRSLNRHYRGRDYATNVLSFPADMPEGLPEGVKLPLLGDLVICAPVVARESREQKKALNDHYAHLTVHGVLHLLGWDHEDEREAECMEQLEREILATLGVADPYLED; the protein is encoded by the coding sequence ATGACCCAAGGTCCCGTCCGACTCGATGTCGCCATCAGCTACGCCCTGCCGCGCAAAGGCCTGCCGGCCGCGACCAGCTTCCGCAAGTGGGTCGCCGCCGCGCTCAAGGGCCGCATCCGCGAGGCCGATCTGGCGATCCGCATCGTCGACAGCAAGGAAGGCCGTTCGCTCAACCGCCATTACCGCGGCCGCGACTACGCCACCAACGTGCTGAGCTTCCCCGCCGACATGCCCGAAGGCCTGCCGGAGGGAGTGAAACTGCCGCTGCTCGGCGATCTGGTCATCTGCGCCCCGGTGGTCGCGCGCGAGTCGCGCGAGCAGAAGAAGGCGCTCAACGACCACTATGCGCACCTCACCGTGCACGGCGTGCTGCACCTGCTCGGCTGGGATCATGAGGACGAGCGCGAAGCCGAGTGCATGGAGCAGTTGGAGCGGGAGATTTTGGCGACCTTGGGCGTGGCCGATCCGTATCTGGAAGACTGA
- a CDS encoding PhoH family protein yields MPARTVSEFTLDPADSERLANLSGPFDGHLRMIELRLGVEIANRGNIFRIDGPEASVGQAEKLLRRLWKDAAEETLDDSAIHLALTETGAEQVAQRDYEPQEVAIRVKRGTVRGRGANQAKYLHAIATHDINFGIGPAGTGKTFLAVASAVEALNESRVQRLVLVRPAVEAGEKLGFLPGDLTQKVDPYLRPLYDALYEMLGVEKVVKLLERNVIEIAPLAYMRGRTLNDAYVILDEAQNTTIEQMKMFLTRIGYGSTAVVTGDLTQIDLPKHVKSGLRDALDVLRNVDGISFTFFEARDVVRHPLVARIVTAYDARDAQDTQTGPAA; encoded by the coding sequence ATGCCCGCACGCACCGTCTCCGAATTCACCCTGGACCCCGCCGACAGCGAGCGTCTGGCCAACCTCAGCGGCCCGTTCGACGGCCATCTGCGCATGATCGAACTGCGCCTGGGCGTGGAAATCGCCAACCGCGGCAACATCTTCCGCATCGACGGCCCCGAGGCCTCGGTCGGTCAGGCCGAGAAGCTGCTGCGCCGTCTGTGGAAGGACGCCGCCGAGGAAACCCTCGACGACAGCGCGATCCATCTGGCGCTAACCGAAACCGGCGCCGAGCAGGTCGCCCAGCGCGACTACGAACCGCAGGAAGTGGCGATCCGGGTCAAGCGCGGCACCGTCCGCGGCCGCGGCGCCAATCAGGCCAAGTACCTGCACGCGATCGCCACCCACGACATCAACTTCGGCATCGGCCCGGCCGGCACCGGCAAGACCTTCCTGGCCGTGGCCAGCGCGGTCGAGGCGCTGAACGAATCGCGCGTGCAGCGTCTGGTGCTGGTGCGCCCGGCGGTCGAGGCCGGCGAGAAGCTCGGCTTCCTGCCCGGTGATCTGACCCAGAAGGTCGATCCCTACCTGCGCCCGCTCTACGACGCGCTGTACGAAATGCTCGGCGTGGAGAAGGTGGTCAAGCTGCTGGAACGCAACGTCATCGAGATCGCGCCGCTGGCCTACATGCGCGGGCGCACCCTCAACGACGCCTACGTGATCCTGGACGAAGCGCAGAACACCACCATCGAACAGATGAAGATGTTCCTGACCCGCATCGGCTACGGCAGCACGGCGGTGGTGACCGGCGACCTCACTCAGATCGACCTGCCCAAACACGTCAAATCCGGCTTGCGCGACGCGCTGGACGTGCTGCGCAACGTCGACGGCATCAGCTTCACCTTCTTCGAGGCCAGGGACGTGGTCCGCCACCCCCTGGTCGCGCGCATCGTCACCGCCTACGACGCCCGCGACGCGCAGGACACGCAAACCGGTCCGGCCGCCTGA